CTTGCAAATTTCTAAATTGTGATGGATTTTACTTAACTTTAAGCAAAATATTTTTAATTTAATTTTTAACAACTACAAATAAGGAACTTACGATTATCAATTTTGCAAACAAATCAGAAAAATTTCATTTTGGAAATAATTAATCACTAATAACTGCTCAACCTACTTCTTTTTTATCAATGCTTACTGGCAACTCTTCCCCTTCTGAGTGTGCAATTATAACTGATCCACAAGTGTCGCTCCACACATTTGTAGCTGTTCTGAACATATCCAAAATTCTATCAACCGCAAGTATCAACCCTACTCCCTCTAAAGGAAGACCTACGGCTGACAAAATAACTGTTATCATTACTAAGCCGGCCATTGGAATTGCAGCTGCACCGATAGAAGCAAGCAGAGCGGTAATAACAATTATTAGTTGATTTCCAAATGTCATATCCATTCCATAAGCTTGAGCAATAAACATAGCTGCAACACATTCGTACAATGCAGTTCCATCCATATTAATAGTTGCTCCAAGAGGTAATGTAAATTTTGATATTTTTGTAGAAACCCCTGACATTCTTTGTACAGAATTAATTGTAATTGGCAAAGTAGCACCTGAAGATGATGTTGAAAATGCTGTTAACAATGGGGTTGTCATATTCCGAAAATGTTTAAATGGCTTGGCTTTTCCAAGATAGCGTGTTAACAATGGCAATGATACAAAAGCATGAATAATTAAAGCTACTATCACAACGAACATATATAAACCCATTCGTTGTGCAAGTTCAGCAAGATTATCCTGATCGGCAACAACTTTTAAAACTATACCAAATATTCCAAAAGGAGTAAATTTTATAATGAACATTGTCATTTTCATCATTACATCAAATACTGCCTGAAAAAAATCTTGTAAAGTTTTGGTAGCAGGAGCACTAACTTTTGTAATAAAAAAACCGAACAATAATGCAAAGAAAATTATTGAAAGCATATAATTATTT
The sequence above is a segment of the Bacteroidota bacterium genome. Coding sequences within it:
- a CDS encoding dicarboxylate/amino acid:cation symporter, with protein sequence MKKFPLHWQILIALILAIIFGILFSTKYQLTKKSFKHLSSEGVAVEVLIDLKQIEGEVYNTRVDYLKKLKAVIGEELTEKYESKLIKHAYFNKAVKGTSWMGDIFLRALKMLIIPLILSSIISAVTNIGSSDRLGRLGFKTMGYYVLTSIFAITTGLVMVNVFQPGVGADLNFTADVEGLMDEPKALGQTLIEIVPDNIFYAFVNNYMLSIIFFALLFGFFITKVSAPATKTLQDFFQAVFDVMMKMTMFIIKFTPFGIFGIVLKVVADQDNLAELAQRMGLYMFVVIVALIIHAFVSLPLLTRYLGKAKPFKHFRNMTTPLLTAFSTSSSGATLPITINSVQRMSGVSTKISKFTLPLGATINMDGTALYECVAAMFIAQAYGMDMTFGNQLIIVITALLASIGAAAIPMAGLVMITVILSAVGLPLEGVGLILAVDRILDMFRTATNVWSDTCGSVIIAHSEGEELPVSIDKKEVG